A DNA window from Alphaproteobacteria bacterium contains the following coding sequences:
- a CDS encoding aminotransferase class V-fold PLP-dependent enzyme: MIPCQRELFDLPDEIAYLNCAYMSPLLDAAVAAGRTGLALKARPWTITHDDFFSQSAAAREAFGRLIGANGGDVAIIPSVSYGMALAAANCECDEGQRIIVLAEQFPSNIYAWRELAGRTGGQVVTVARPADGDWTAALLAELDERTAVAALPHCHWTDGGLVDLEAIGARCREVGAALAIDATQSLGAFPFDVGRVQPDFLIAACYKWLLGPYSLGFVYVAPERQSGRPLEFNWIARKNSEDFTGLVNYRDELQPGARRYDVGETSNFALMPVANAALRQILDWGVDEIAETLGAMTADIGQRATALGLSVAPPERRGSHFIGLRFAEGVPAGLMERLAAEQVYVSVRGDSLRVTPHLYNNATDVDRLFGALEAVL; encoded by the coding sequence ATGATCCCCTGCCAGCGAGAGCTTTTCGACCTGCCCGACGAGATCGCTTATCTCAACTGCGCCTACATGTCGCCGCTCTTGGATGCGGCGGTGGCGGCGGGCCGGACGGGGCTCGCTCTGAAGGCCCGGCCCTGGACCATTACCCACGATGATTTCTTTAGCCAGTCGGCCGCCGCGCGCGAGGCTTTCGGCCGCCTCATCGGGGCCAATGGCGGCGACGTGGCGATAATCCCCTCGGTGAGCTACGGCATGGCCCTGGCGGCGGCCAACTGCGAATGCGACGAAGGTCAGCGCATTATCGTGCTGGCCGAGCAGTTCCCCTCGAACATTTACGCCTGGCGCGAGCTGGCCGGGCGCACGGGCGGCCAGGTGGTGACGGTGGCCCGGCCGGCCGACGGCGACTGGACGGCGGCGCTGCTGGCCGAGCTCGACGAGCGCACGGCGGTGGCGGCATTGCCGCACTGCCATTGGACCGACGGCGGCCTGGTCGACCTGGAAGCCATCGGTGCGCGCTGCCGCGAGGTGGGGGCGGCACTGGCCATCGACGCCACCCAGTCGCTGGGCGCCTTCCCCTTCGACGTGGGCCGCGTGCAGCCCGATTTCCTCATCGCCGCCTGCTACAAATGGCTGCTCGGACCCTACAGCCTGGGGTTCGTCTACGTGGCCCCGGAGCGCCAGAGCGGCCGGCCGCTCGAGTTCAACTGGATCGCCCGGAAAAACTCCGAGGACTTCACCGGCCTGGTCAACTACCGCGACGAATTGCAGCCCGGCGCCCGGCGCTACGACGTGGGCGAGACTTCGAACTTTGCCCTGATGCCGGTGGCCAATGCGGCGCTCAGGCAGATCCTCGACTGGGGCGTCGACGAGATCGCCGAAACCCTGGGCGCCATGACGGCCGACATCGGCCAGCGTGCCACGGCGCTGGGCCTCAGCGTCGCGCCGCCGGAGCGCCGCGGCAGCCACTTCATCGGGCTGCGTTTTGCCGAGGGCGTGCCGGCGGGGCTGATGGAGCGCCTGGCGGCCGAGCAGGTCTACGTCAGCGTGCGCGGTGATTCATTACGTGTCACCCCGCACCTCTACAACAACGCGACCGACGTAGACCGCCTGTTCGGGGCCCTGGAAGCGGTGCTGTGA
- a CDS encoding aminotransferase class V-fold PLP-dependent enzyme yields the protein MSPEFVAHPERLYGDLSGPGFDVVRARRETPGCQNVLHFNNAGAALMPETVHTALVRHLDLELQLGGYEAAARAERPLNRVYDSLARLLNCSAGEIAVVENATRAWDMAFYALDLGPGDRILTSAAEYASNYIAYLQVARRSGVRVEAVPSDETGQISLAALEQSIRDAEPRPYRFRKME from the coding sequence GTGAGCCCAGAATTCGTAGCCCATCCCGAACGCCTCTACGGCGACCTCTCCGGGCCCGGCTTCGACGTCGTCCGGGCGCGGCGCGAGACGCCCGGCTGCCAAAACGTGCTGCACTTCAACAACGCCGGTGCGGCACTGATGCCCGAGACGGTGCATACGGCGCTGGTGCGCCACCTCGATCTGGAGCTGCAGCTCGGCGGCTACGAGGCGGCGGCCCGGGCTGAGAGGCCGCTCAACCGGGTCTACGATTCCCTGGCACGCTTGCTCAATTGCAGCGCCGGGGAAATCGCCGTGGTCGAGAACGCGACGCGAGCCTGGGACATGGCGTTTTATGCCCTCGATCTCGGCCCGGGCGACCGCATTCTTACTTCGGCCGCCGAATACGCCTCGAACTACATCGCCTATTTGCAGGTGGCGCGGCGCAGCGGCGTCCGGGTCGAGGCCGTGCCGTCCGACGAGACGGGGCAGATCTCGCTGGCGGCGCTGGAACAAAGCATCCGCGACGCTGAGCCCCGCCCCTATCGCTTCCGCAAGATGGAATAA
- the lepA gene encoding translation elongation factor 4, giving the protein MSDTAHIRNFAIIAHIDHGKSTLADRLIQLCGGLEAREMREQVLDSMDIERERGITIKAQTVRLDYRAADGTPYQLNLMDTPGHVDFTYEVSRSLAACEGSLLLVDASQGVEAQTLANVYQAIEVDHEVVIVLNKIDLPAAEPDRVRQQIEDVIGLDASQAIEVSAKTGQGMEDVLEALVERLPPPDGETEAPLQAMLVDSWYDPYLGVMILVRVREGVLRKGQKVRMMAAGTSHQIEQLGVFTPKLEPRAELGPGEIGYFTASIKEVAETQVGDTITDERKPAAQPLPGFKPSVPVVFCGLFPIDAGDFGRLRESLAKLRLNDASFQYEPETSAALGFGFRCGFLGLLHLEIVQERLIREYDLDLITTAPSVIYRVAKNDGQELELHNPVDMPDPVHIADIQEPWIRATVMVPDEHLGAVLKLCEERRGIQQDLTYSGNRAVVIYQLPLNEVVFDFYDRLKSVSRGYASFDYQLESYRSSRLVNMSILVNGEPVDALATIVHESNSVARGRVMCEKLKELIPRQLFQIPIQAAIGGHIIARETIRALRKDVTAKCYGGDVTRKRKLLEKQKAGKKRMRSFGKVDIPQEAFIAALKTDAS; this is encoded by the coding sequence ATGAGCGACACCGCCCACATCCGCAACTTCGCCATCATCGCCCACATCGACCACGGCAAGTCGACTCTGGCGGACCGGTTGATTCAGCTCTGCGGCGGGCTGGAGGCGCGCGAGATGCGCGAGCAGGTGCTCGATTCCATGGATATCGAGCGCGAGCGCGGCATCACCATCAAGGCCCAGACGGTCAGACTCGACTACCGTGCCGCCGACGGTACGCCCTACCAGCTCAATCTCATGGACACACCCGGCCACGTCGATTTTACCTACGAGGTGAGCCGCAGCCTGGCGGCCTGCGAGGGATCGTTGCTGCTGGTCGACGCCAGCCAAGGGGTCGAGGCCCAGACCCTGGCCAACGTCTACCAGGCCATCGAGGTCGACCACGAAGTGGTCATCGTGCTCAACAAGATCGACCTGCCGGCGGCCGAGCCCGATCGCGTGCGCCAGCAGATCGAGGACGTCATCGGCCTCGATGCCAGCCAGGCCATCGAGGTCTCGGCCAAGACGGGCCAGGGCATGGAGGACGTGCTCGAGGCCCTGGTCGAGCGCCTGCCGCCGCCTGATGGCGAGACCGAGGCGCCGCTGCAGGCCATGCTGGTGGACAGTTGGTACGACCCCTACCTCGGCGTGATGATCCTGGTGCGGGTGCGCGAGGGCGTGCTGCGCAAGGGCCAGAAGGTGCGCATGATGGCGGCCGGGACGAGCCACCAGATCGAGCAGCTCGGAGTCTTCACGCCCAAACTCGAGCCGCGTGCCGAATTGGGCCCGGGCGAGATCGGCTATTTCACGGCCAGCATAAAAGAAGTCGCCGAGACCCAGGTCGGCGACACCATCACCGACGAGCGCAAACCGGCGGCCCAGCCGCTGCCCGGTTTCAAGCCCAGCGTGCCGGTGGTCTTTTGCGGCCTCTTCCCCATCGATGCCGGCGATTTCGGGCGCCTGCGCGAGAGCCTGGCCAAGTTGCGCCTCAACGACGCCAGCTTCCAATACGAGCCCGAGACCTCGGCAGCGCTGGGTTTCGGCTTCCGTTGCGGATTCCTTGGTCTGCTGCACCTCGAGATCGTGCAGGAGCGCCTGATCCGCGAGTACGACCTCGACCTCATCACCACGGCACCCAGCGTCATCTACCGGGTGGCCAAGAACGACGGCCAGGAACTCGAGCTCCACAACCCCGTCGACATGCCCGATCCCGTGCACATTGCCGACATCCAGGAGCCCTGGATCCGGGCCACCGTGATGGTGCCCGACGAGCACCTGGGCGCCGTGCTCAAGCTCTGTGAGGAGCGCCGCGGCATCCAGCAGGATCTGACGTACAGCGGCAACCGCGCCGTGGTCATCTACCAGTTGCCTTTGAACGAGGTGGTGTTCGACTTCTACGACCGCCTGAAGTCGGTCTCGCGGGGCTACGCCAGCTTCGATTATCAGCTCGAGAGTTATCGCTCCAGCCGGCTCGTGAACATGTCGATCCTGGTCAACGGCGAGCCCGTCGATGCCCTGGCCACCATCGTCCACGAATCCAATTCCGTCGCCCGGGGCCGCGTCATGTGCGAAAAGCTGAAGGAGCTGATCCCGCGCCAGCTCTTCCAGATCCCGATACAAGCCGCCATCGGCGGCCACATCATTGCGCGTGAGACCATCCGGGCCTTGCGCAAGGACGTTACCGCCAAGTGCTATGGCGGCGACGTCACACGCAAACGCAAGTTGCTGGAGAAGCAGAAGGCCGGCAAGAAACGCATGCGCAGCTTCGGCAAGGTCGATATTCCCCAGGAAGCCTTCATCGCGGCGCTCAAGACCGACGCTTCATGA